In Massilia antarctica, the following are encoded in one genomic region:
- a CDS encoding DUF4124 domain-containing protein, whose protein sequence is MNKLQPIFVIAAALICCAASAQQMYKSVGPDGKVTFSDRPQNGDKLKVSVMKGSVLRAVEGPPPAQPKIAPPPKGSGADPSGGGISAAGVPSPELQHAVLVVALMSEVAAKFEPVCANVAPQSKKFVTAANGWKQRNSTFIEKQRRAMADMSPAKRTALQGEVAAKIHEAMAEVLAQSASGQAHWCDKATVDMSGGSNDVANNADVALPLITYKPK, encoded by the coding sequence ATGAATAAATTACAGCCCATTTTTGTCATCGCCGCCGCCCTTATTTGCTGCGCCGCGTCCGCGCAGCAAATGTACAAGTCCGTCGGTCCGGATGGGAAGGTCACGTTTTCCGACCGCCCGCAAAACGGCGACAAGCTCAAGGTCAGCGTGATGAAGGGTTCCGTGTTGCGCGCGGTGGAAGGTCCGCCGCCGGCCCAGCCCAAGATCGCGCCGCCCCCCAAGGGCAGCGGCGCCGACCCTTCCGGCGGCGGCATCTCGGCTGCCGGCGTGCCGTCGCCCGAGCTCCAGCATGCGGTGCTGGTCGTGGCGCTGATGTCCGAAGTGGCCGCCAAGTTCGAGCCGGTGTGTGCCAACGTGGCGCCCCAGAGCAAAAAATTCGTGACTGCCGCCAACGGCTGGAAGCAGCGCAACAGCACCTTTATCGAGAAACAACGGCGAGCGATGGCGGACATGTCGCCGGCCAAGCGCACGGCATTGCAGGGCGAGGTGGCGGCAAAGATTCATGAGGCCATGGCCGAGGTGCTGGCGCAGAGCGCGTCGGGCCAGGCGCACTGGTGTGACAAGGCGACTGTCGATATGTCGGGTGGAAGCAACGATGTGGCCAATAACGCGGACGTGGCCCTGCCGCTGATTACCTACAAACCCAAGTAA
- a CDS encoding B12-binding domain-containing radical SAM protein, with translation MTILLSTLNARYAHASLGLRYLLANMGPLQEQTSLHEFVIGAKTTEIVERLLAQSPRIIGFGIYIWNVEETTKVVAMLKRIAPQVVIVLGGPEVSHEPGEQAIVQMADYLVTGWGDVTFPKLCGEILHGPKPLMKIHAGVQPPMADIAMPYSLYTDNDIANRTLYVEASRGCPFKCEFCLSALDKTAWPFGLDTFLGELETLHARGARLFKFVDRTFNLNIKTSLKIMQFFLDKLEADPDDPVYAHFELVPDHLPDALKDGIRKFPPGALQFEIGIQSFNPAVQALVSRRQDNAKAADNIRWLCEQSHAHLHVDLIAGLPGEDMDSFARGFDQLVALKPHEIQFGILKRLRGTPIIRHTEEHGLVFDPYPPYTILATKLIDFPTMQRLVRFARYWDLVANSGRFAHTLAHVLGESPFANFMAFSDWIYARTDATHRIALDRLAKLVAQWLETCGMSRTDAAALVGSDYAGRVDAPAEKAKPVASVPQRQARHLAA, from the coding sequence ATGACCATCCTGCTCTCGACCCTGAACGCCCGCTACGCCCACGCATCGCTGGGGCTGCGCTATCTGCTGGCAAACATGGGGCCCCTGCAGGAGCAGACCAGCCTGCACGAATTCGTGATCGGCGCGAAAACCACCGAGATCGTCGAACGCCTGCTGGCGCAGTCGCCGCGCATCATCGGTTTCGGCATCTATATATGGAACGTCGAGGAAACCACCAAGGTCGTCGCCATGCTCAAGCGGATCGCGCCCCAGGTGGTGATCGTGCTGGGCGGGCCGGAAGTGTCGCACGAGCCGGGCGAGCAAGCCATCGTGCAGATGGCGGACTACCTGGTCACCGGTTGGGGCGACGTCACCTTCCCCAAGTTGTGCGGCGAGATCCTGCACGGGCCCAAGCCGCTGATGAAGATCCACGCCGGCGTGCAGCCGCCGATGGCCGACATCGCCATGCCCTACTCCTTATATACGGACAACGACATCGCCAACCGCACCTTATATGTGGAAGCCTCGCGCGGCTGCCCGTTCAAGTGCGAGTTCTGCCTGTCCGCGCTCGACAAGACCGCCTGGCCCTTCGGCCTCGACACCTTCCTGGGCGAGCTCGAAACCTTGCATGCGCGCGGCGCGCGCCTGTTCAAGTTCGTCGACCGCACCTTCAACCTGAATATCAAGACCAGCCTGAAGATCATGCAGTTCTTCCTCGACAAACTCGAAGCGGACCCGGACGACCCGGTGTACGCCCACTTCGAGCTGGTGCCCGACCACCTGCCCGATGCGCTCAAGGATGGCATCCGCAAGTTCCCACCCGGCGCCCTGCAGTTCGAGATCGGCATCCAGAGCTTCAACCCCGCGGTGCAGGCGCTGGTCAGCCGGCGCCAGGACAACGCCAAGGCCGCCGACAACATTCGCTGGCTGTGCGAACAGTCGCACGCCCACCTGCACGTCGACCTGATCGCCGGCCTGCCCGGCGAAGACATGGACAGCTTCGCGCGCGGCTTCGACCAGCTGGTCGCCCTCAAGCCGCATGAAATCCAGTTCGGCATCCTCAAGCGCCTGCGCGGCACGCCGATCATCCGCCACACCGAAGAACACGGCCTGGTATTCGATCCCTACCCGCCCTACACCATCCTGGCCACCAAACTGATCGACTTCCCGACCATGCAGCGCCTGGTGCGCTTTGCGCGCTACTGGGACCTGGTGGCCAACTCCGGACGCTTCGCGCACACCCTGGCCCATGTGCTGGGCGAGTCACCCTTCGCCAACTTCATGGCCTTCTCCGACTGGATCTACGCCAGAACCGACGCCACCCACCGCATCGCGCTCGACCGCCTGGCCAAGCTGGTCGCGCAATGGCTGGAAACGTGCGGCATGAGCCGTACTGACGCCGCGGCATTGGTGGGCAGCGACTATGCGGGCCGGGTCGACGCCCCGGCCGAAAAAGCCAAACCGGTGGCCAGCGTGCCGCAGCGCCAGGCACGCCATCTGGCGGCATAA
- a CDS encoding MlaE family ABC transporter permease: MQIENAPTLTLESPDAGSSQSVVANGIWQVHALAQCGAIKTISATLTSLKDKPALVWDLSQIVRLDHIGAQMFWNAWGKKRPAQLQLAEKQEELFKRIEEAGKLQMPRTRPSRFNWVMTLGSGMLHFFEHTQGFIRLIGQVVQDIGRFIRHPMTGPWREVSANIFHSGFQALGITALVGFLIGVVLSYLSAQNLRMFGGDMYLVNILGMSIIRELGPLLAAILVAGRSGSSITAQLGVMRVTEELDAMLVMGISHGYRLIMPKVVALAISMPLLVVWTDAMALIGGMASAKVELHLSARYFLQKLPDAVPLANYIIGLLKGTTFGMLIALVSCHFGLRIKPNTESLGRGTTTSVVTAITVVILADAVFAIIFSGVGF; this comes from the coding sequence ATGCAGATTGAAAATGCGCCAACTTTAACCCTCGAATCGCCTGATGCAGGCTCGTCCCAATCGGTCGTCGCCAACGGGATCTGGCAGGTCCACGCGCTGGCCCAGTGCGGCGCGATCAAGACCATCAGCGCCACCCTCACCTCGCTCAAGGACAAGCCAGCGCTGGTCTGGGACCTGAGCCAGATCGTGCGCCTCGACCACATCGGCGCCCAGATGTTCTGGAATGCCTGGGGCAAGAAGCGCCCCGCCCAGCTCCAGCTGGCCGAAAAACAGGAAGAACTGTTCAAGCGCATCGAGGAAGCGGGCAAGCTGCAGATGCCGCGCACGCGCCCCAGCCGCTTCAACTGGGTCATGACCTTGGGCAGCGGCATGCTCCACTTCTTCGAGCACACGCAAGGCTTCATCCGCCTGATCGGCCAGGTGGTGCAGGATATCGGCCGCTTCATCCGCCATCCGATGACGGGGCCGTGGCGCGAAGTGTCGGCCAATATCTTCCACTCGGGCTTCCAGGCGCTCGGCATCACCGCGCTGGTCGGCTTTCTGATCGGGGTCGTGCTGTCCTACCTGTCGGCCCAGAACCTGCGCATGTTCGGCGGCGATATGTACCTGGTCAATATCCTTGGCATGAGCATCATCCGCGAACTCGGTCCGCTGCTGGCCGCCATTCTGGTGGCCGGCCGCTCCGGTTCCTCGATCACCGCGCAGCTCGGCGTGATGCGGGTGACCGAGGAACTCGACGCCATGCTGGTCATGGGCATCTCGCACGGCTACCGCCTGATCATGCCCAAGGTGGTCGCGCTGGCGATCTCGATGCCGCTGCTGGTGGTATGGACCGACGCCATGGCCCTGATCGGCGGCATGGCCTCGGCCAAGGTCGAACTGCACCTGTCCGCGCGCTACTTCCTGCAAAAGCTGCCCGACGCGGTGCCGCTGGCGAACTACATTATCGGCCTGCTCAAGGGGACCACCTTCGGCATGCTGATCGCGCTGGTATCCTGCCACTTCGGCCTGCGCATCAAGCCGAACACCGAAAGCCTCGGGCGCGGCACCACCACCTCGGTGGTCACCGCCATTACCGTGGTGATCCTGGCCGACGCGGTGTTTGCGATTATTTTCAGCGGAGTCGGTTTCTGA
- a CDS encoding ABC transporter ATP-binding protein, whose protein sequence is MRPDEDVGPPVVQITKLWTKFGRTVVHQDLNLEIYAGEILSIVGGSGTGKTVLLRQMLGLETPSRGGVRVFGEDISEADADQLQRMRNHWGMLFQQGALYSALTVFENIAQPLRELRALPEDVIHDAVLLKMNMVGLGIEHAKKMPSDLSGGMIKRASLARALALEPQLLFLDEPTAGLDPDLSDAFVALIRSLHRELGLTVVMVTHDLDTLFALSTRIAVLAEKHVIAIGPTRDVLKVDHPFIKQFFLGARGQRALEVLDEYDAEHAPEH, encoded by the coding sequence ATGCGGCCCGACGAAGATGTCGGTCCGCCGGTGGTGCAGATCACCAAGCTGTGGACCAAATTCGGCCGCACCGTGGTGCACCAGGACCTGAACCTGGAGATTTACGCCGGCGAGATCCTGTCGATCGTGGGCGGCTCGGGCACCGGCAAGACGGTGCTGCTGCGCCAGATGCTGGGCCTGGAAACGCCCTCGCGCGGCGGCGTGCGCGTGTTCGGCGAGGACATCAGCGAGGCCGACGCCGACCAGCTGCAGCGCATGCGCAACCACTGGGGCATGCTGTTCCAGCAGGGCGCCCTGTATTCGGCGCTCACCGTGTTCGAGAACATCGCCCAGCCGCTGCGCGAACTGCGCGCCCTGCCCGAAGACGTGATCCACGACGCCGTGCTGCTGAAGATGAACATGGTCGGCCTGGGCATCGAGCACGCCAAGAAGATGCCGTCCGACCTGTCCGGCGGCATGATCAAGCGCGCCTCCCTGGCGCGCGCCCTGGCGCTCGAACCGCAACTGCTGTTCCTCGACGAACCCACCGCGGGCCTGGACCCCGACCTGTCGGACGCGTTTGTCGCGCTGATCCGATCGCTGCACCGCGAACTGGGCCTGACCGTGGTCATGGTCACGCACGACCTGGACACCCTGTTCGCGCTGTCGACCCGGATCGCGGTGCTGGCCGAAAAACACGTGATCGCGATCGGACCGACGCGCGACGTCCTGAAAGTGGACCATCCCTTCATCAAACAATTCTTCCTGGGTGCGCGCGGCCAGCGCGCCCTCGAAGTGCTCGACGAATACGACGCCGAGCACGCACCGGAGCACTAG
- a CDS encoding MlaD family protein produces MENRSHALMTGFFTIALLVATVLAGIWFNRDRVERVPYQIATIQSIPGLNPQAAVRYRGLEVGKVDDISFDTKIPGQILIRLSVDAEAPITRTTFATLGYQGVTGIAFIQLDDEKTGSPLLASNANAMARIPLRPGLLDQLEKRGLVILDKAEELSARLDALAAPENQKIILDAFANVSKAAIAYGEIPARLEPTLARLPQLTAKAEQSFAAFDTFSNNASTMTRSYTKLADDLQAPNGAIARLNSTVDRVGGSLEAVTTDLEMQTLPHFVAMTDEARTSLRAVRRTMNSLNDRPQSLLFGAAPPTPGPGEPGFTAPTK; encoded by the coding sequence ATGGAAAACCGATCACACGCCCTGATGACAGGCTTCTTTACCATTGCGCTGCTGGTGGCCACGGTCCTGGCGGGCATCTGGTTCAACCGCGACCGGGTCGAGCGCGTGCCCTACCAGATCGCCACGATCCAGTCGATCCCGGGCCTGAATCCCCAGGCCGCGGTGCGCTACCGCGGGCTCGAAGTGGGCAAGGTCGACGACATCAGCTTCGACACCAAGATCCCCGGCCAGATCCTGATCCGCCTGTCGGTCGACGCGGAAGCGCCGATCACCCGCACCACCTTCGCCACCCTCGGCTACCAGGGGGTGACCGGGATCGCCTTCATCCAGCTCGATGATGAAAAAACCGGCTCGCCCCTGCTGGCCAGTAATGCCAATGCCATGGCGCGCATCCCGCTGCGTCCCGGCCTGCTCGACCAGCTGGAAAAGCGCGGCCTGGTGATCCTCGACAAAGCCGAGGAACTGAGCGCGCGCCTGGACGCGCTGGCCGCGCCGGAAAACCAGAAGATCATCCTCGACGCCTTCGCCAACGTCAGCAAGGCGGCGATTGCCTACGGCGAGATCCCGGCCAGGCTCGAACCGACCCTGGCGCGCCTGCCGCAACTGACCGCCAAGGCGGAACAAAGCTTCGCCGCATTCGACACCTTCAGTAACAACGCCAGCACCATGACCCGAAGCTACACCAAGCTGGCCGACGACCTGCAAGCGCCGAACGGCGCGATTGCGCGCCTGAACAGCACCGTGGACCGGGTCGGCGGCTCGCTCGAAGCGGTCACCACCGACCTCGAAATGCAAACCCTGCCGCACTTCGTGGCCATGACCGACGAAGCGCGCACCTCGCTGCGGGCCGTGCGGCGCACCATGAATTCGCTCAACGACCGTCCGCAAAGCCTGCTGTTCGGCGCCGCGCCGCCCACCCCGGGGCCGGGAGAACCGGGATTTACCGCACCGACCAAATGA
- a CDS encoding ABC-type transport auxiliary lipoprotein family protein, which produces MNHTPTPRTSVTTVRRLLLAATTGAALLLAGCASDKQALNTTFDFGPAASGAPSARAPVAAVVVGDVTGSAALDSERMYYRLNYSDPLQARAYANSRWSATPLQMVTQRLKSRIAQSGAKVLSVSDASDGVPILRLEIDDFTHNFDSQTQSHGQLVLRASLFQGHTLIDQKTFDRKNPATSMDAAGGARALAGATDTVAADVIAWLATLPLKKE; this is translated from the coding sequence GTGAACCACACCCCGACTCCGCGCACCAGCGTGACCACCGTGCGCCGCCTGCTGCTGGCCGCGACCACCGGCGCCGCCCTCCTGCTGGCCGGCTGCGCCAGCGACAAGCAGGCCCTGAACACCACCTTCGACTTCGGCCCCGCCGCCAGCGGCGCGCCGTCCGCGCGCGCGCCGGTCGCCGCCGTCGTGGTGGGCGACGTCACCGGCTCGGCGGCGCTCGACAGCGAACGTATGTACTACCGCCTGAACTACAGCGACCCGCTGCAGGCGCGCGCCTACGCCAACAGCCGCTGGAGCGCCACGCCGCTGCAGATGGTCACCCAGCGCCTCAAGTCGCGCATCGCCCAGTCGGGCGCCAAGGTGCTCAGCGTGAGCGACGCTTCCGACGGCGTGCCGATCCTGCGCCTGGAAATCGACGACTTCACCCACAACTTCGACAGCCAGACGCAGAGCCACGGCCAGCTGGTGCTGCGCGCATCGCTGTTCCAGGGGCATACACTGATCGACCAGAAAACCTTCGACCGCAAGAACCCCGCCACCAGCATGGATGCCGCCGGTGGCGCACGCGCGCTGGCCGGCGCCACCGACACGGTCGCCGCCGACGTCATCGCCTGGCTTGCCACGCTGCCGCTCAAAAAAGAATGA
- a CDS encoding VanZ family protein, with the protein MNAPDAPGPGPVPPPVTAAARGSPVARASLLAYLLLIVYASWFPFSGWHGSGLSPLIFLTLSMPQYWTGFDVMVNIIGYIPLGTLLVLAMYPRVRGVWAVLAAALLGILVSGAMEAVQTYLPSRVPSSLDFITNAAGALLGAIIGALGARSFLDQSRLYKLRQRWFAAHASQGLVLLALWPLAQIYPLGYMFGHGQLLPIFSEWLSAWLDTDIDLVAMLRPGAAMSVEQYWLSETIITACGMTGAVLTMLCLLRRGAPRLLLIGAMLGAALLTKTLASSLLFKPDNALAWITPGAQGGFLIGLIMLSGLAFAPEVAQRRLAVVTLVLSLLVVNTIPVNPYFSSTLQGWVQGKFLNFNGAAQFLSLLWPFFAIWFLLLPSHKLNRREEGVSLRQP; encoded by the coding sequence ATGAACGCGCCCGACGCGCCAGGGCCGGGGCCTGTTCCCCCACCGGTAACGGCCGCCGCGCGCGGCTCGCCGGTGGCGCGCGCGTCGCTGCTGGCCTATCTGCTGCTGATCGTGTACGCCAGCTGGTTTCCGTTTTCCGGCTGGCACGGCAGCGGGCTGTCGCCCCTGATTTTCCTGACCCTGTCCATGCCCCAGTACTGGACCGGCTTCGACGTGATGGTCAACATCATCGGCTACATCCCGCTCGGCACCCTGCTGGTGCTGGCCATGTACCCGCGCGTGCGCGGCGTGTGGGCCGTCCTGGCCGCCGCCCTCCTCGGCATCCTGGTATCGGGCGCGATGGAAGCGGTGCAGACCTACCTGCCCAGCCGCGTGCCATCGAGCCTGGACTTCATCACCAATGCGGCCGGCGCGCTGCTCGGGGCCATCATCGGCGCCCTCGGCGCGCGCTCGTTCCTGGACCAGAGCCGCCTGTACAAGCTGCGCCAGCGCTGGTTCGCAGCCCATGCCAGCCAGGGCCTGGTGCTGCTGGCCCTGTGGCCGCTGGCCCAGATCTACCCGCTCGGCTATATGTTCGGCCACGGCCAGCTGCTGCCGATTTTTTCCGAATGGCTGTCGGCCTGGCTCGATACCGACATCGACCTGGTCGCCATGCTGCGTCCCGGCGCCGCCATGAGCGTGGAACAGTACTGGCTGTCGGAAACCATCATCACCGCCTGCGGCATGACCGGCGCCGTCCTGACCATGCTGTGCCTGCTACGGCGCGGCGCCCCGCGCCTGCTGCTGATCGGCGCCATGCTGGGCGCGGCGCTGCTGACCAAGACCCTGGCCAGTTCCCTGCTGTTCAAGCCCGACAATGCACTGGCCTGGATCACCCCGGGCGCCCAGGGCGGCTTCCTGATTGGCCTGATCATGCTGTCCGGCCTGGCCTTCGCACCCGAAGTCGCGCAGCGGCGGCTGGCGGTGGTCACCCTCGTGCTCAGCCTGCTGGTGGTGAATACGATCCCCGTCAATCCCTATTTCAGTTCCACCCTGCAAGGCTGGGTACAAGGCAAGTTCCTGAACTTTAATGGCGCAGCGCAATTCCTATCCTTGCTATGGCCGTTTTTTGCGATCTGGTTCCTGCTGCTGCCCTCGCATAAACTCAATCGGCGCGAAGAGGGGGTATCATTGCGCCAGCCATAA
- a CDS encoding (2Fe-2S) ferredoxin domain-containing protein, whose protein sequence is MSDTPYFEQHVFICMNVREDGRQCCGKLGAEIAQKHAKRRMKELGLNGHGKVRINQAGCLDRCDEGPVLVVYPQGTWYTYVDTSDIDEIIDSHLVGGKVVDRLKI, encoded by the coding sequence ATGAGCGATACACCCTACTTCGAACAGCACGTCTTTATCTGCATGAATGTGCGCGAGGATGGACGCCAGTGCTGCGGCAAGCTCGGCGCTGAAATTGCGCAAAAACACGCCAAGCGCCGCATGAAGGAACTGGGCTTGAACGGGCACGGCAAGGTGCGCATCAACCAGGCCGGCTGTCTCGACCGCTGCGACGAAGGCCCGGTGCTGGTGGTCTATCCGCAAGGCACCTGGTACACCTATGTCGACACCAGCGACATCGATGAAATCATCGACTCCCATTTGGTTGGCGGCAAGGTCGTCGACCGCCTCAAAATCTGA
- a CDS encoding alpha/beta hydrolase, translated as MNKNAEKFTLAGGAGPMECLLDLPPGAPRGIALVAHPHPLYGGTMDNKVAQTLARTFVALGYVVARFNFRGVGASAGVHDGGAGETDDMALMLAHMQAQYPGLPVALAGFSFGTFVQAQLQQRLIAAGRPAERLVLVGTAAGKWPMPEVPADTILIHGEVDDTITLTQVLDWARPQDIPVIVIPGADHFFHRKLAHIKTLVVQLWRREGAIPLSPL; from the coding sequence TTGAATAAAAACGCTGAAAAATTCACCCTGGCGGGCGGCGCCGGACCGATGGAATGCCTGCTCGACCTGCCCCCGGGCGCGCCGCGCGGCATCGCCTTGGTCGCCCATCCGCACCCGCTGTACGGCGGCACCATGGACAACAAGGTGGCGCAAACCCTGGCGCGCACATTCGTCGCGCTCGGCTACGTGGTAGCGCGTTTCAACTTTCGCGGCGTGGGCGCCTCGGCCGGCGTGCACGACGGCGGCGCTGGCGAGACCGACGACATGGCCCTCATGCTCGCGCACATGCAAGCGCAGTATCCGGGCTTGCCGGTGGCGCTGGCGGGCTTCTCGTTCGGCACCTTTGTGCAAGCCCAGCTGCAACAACGCCTCATCGCCGCGGGGCGGCCGGCCGAGCGCCTGGTGCTGGTCGGCACCGCCGCCGGCAAATGGCCGATGCCCGAGGTGCCGGCCGACACCATCCTGATCCATGGCGAAGTCGACGACACCATTACCCTGACCCAGGTGCTGGACTGGGCGCGGCCGCAAGACATCCCGGTCATCGTCATTCCCGGCGCCGATCATTTCTTCCACCGCAAGCTGGCCCACATCAAGACCCTGGTGGTCCAACTGTGGCGGCGTGAGGGCGCAATTCCACTATCGCCACTATAA
- a CDS encoding D-alanyl-D-alanine carboxypeptidase family protein, whose protein sequence is MRKLIAALAASVLALSSAVAQTVPPPTVAARSWMLLDATSGQIIASHDPDARIEPASLTKIMTAYLTFAALKEKKLTLNQMINVSVKAWKVDSSSSKMFIDPAVPVSVDDLLHGLMVQSGNDAAVALAEAVAGDESAFVFLMNREAQRMGLKNTRFANPHGLPHPDNFSTAHDLSVLAARVIADYPEFYKIDSVKSFTYNKITQPNRNRLLWLDPTVDGMKTGHTEAAGFCMIASARRPNGNSQRRLISVVLGTSSDQARTQESQKLLNWGFQNFDTIKLYTKGQAIQTPEVWKGSANTVKIGFNNDVLVTVPKGVAAKMKPVLERNDPLVAPLPLNSKVGTLKMMVDGKQLLELPVVALEEVPQASIFGRAWDSMRLWLK, encoded by the coding sequence ATGAGAAAACTTATTGCCGCACTGGCTGCCAGTGTTTTGGCGCTCTCGTCCGCCGTTGCGCAAACCGTGCCGCCGCCGACAGTCGCCGCCCGCTCCTGGATGCTGCTGGACGCCACCAGCGGCCAGATCATCGCCTCGCACGACCCCGACGCCCGCATCGAACCGGCCTCGCTGACCAAGATCATGACGGCCTACCTGACCTTTGCCGCACTCAAGGAAAAGAAGCTGACCCTGAACCAGATGATCAATGTCTCGGTCAAAGCCTGGAAAGTCGATTCGAGCAGTTCCAAGATGTTCATCGACCCGGCGGTACCGGTCTCGGTGGACGACCTGCTGCACGGCCTGATGGTGCAGTCCGGTAACGACGCCGCCGTCGCGCTGGCCGAAGCGGTGGCCGGCGACGAAAGCGCCTTCGTATTCCTGATGAACCGCGAAGCCCAGCGCATGGGCTTGAAAAACACGCGCTTCGCCAACCCGCACGGCCTGCCGCACCCCGACAACTTCTCGACGGCGCACGACCTGTCGGTCCTGGCCGCGCGCGTGATCGCCGACTATCCCGAGTTCTACAAGATCGACTCGGTCAAAAGCTTCACCTACAACAAGATCACCCAGCCGAACCGCAACCGCCTGCTGTGGCTGGACCCGACGGTGGACGGCATGAAAACCGGGCACACCGAAGCGGCCGGATTTTGCATGATCGCCTCGGCGCGCCGTCCCAACGGCAACAGCCAGCGCCGCCTGATTTCGGTCGTGCTCGGCACAAGTTCCGACCAAGCGCGCACCCAGGAAAGCCAGAAGCTGCTGAACTGGGGCTTCCAGAATTTCGACACGATCAAGCTGTACACCAAGGGCCAGGCGATCCAGACGCCGGAAGTGTGGAAGGGTTCGGCGAATACGGTCAAGATCGGCTTCAACAACGACGTGCTGGTGACGGTACCGAAAGGGGTCGCGGCCAAGATGAAGCCTGTGCTGGAGCGCAACGACCCGCTGGTCGCCCCGCTGCCGCTCAACAGCAAGGTCGGCACCCTGAAGATGATGGTCGATGGCAAACAGCTGCTGGAACTGCCGGTGGTCGCGCTCGAAGAAGTGCCGCAAGCATCGATCTTCGGCCGCGCCTGGGACTCGATGCGCCTCTGGCTCAAGTAA
- a CDS encoding aldo/keto reductase: MNAALPADLFCPRVRTRPHGPDLSRIIAGMWRMGEWGMSAEQRVAFIEQCIALGVTSFDHADIYGDYGVEGLFGEALRLQPSLRDRIELISKCGIKLLSPQRPQHAIQHYDTSAAHIVASVEQSLRQLHTDHLDLLLIHRPDPLMEFDEIATAFAALRQAGKVLHFGVSNFSRHQFESLNRRIELATNQVEFSPLHTPPMFDETFDGLQDLGVAPMIWSPLAGGRLFASNDDHADHLRLVIKGIADALNQPFASVVFAWIMQLPCRPVPLTGTGRIEAIAVAVAATRFTLSREDWFSILRAARGHEVA; the protein is encoded by the coding sequence ATGAACGCAGCCCTTCCCGCCGATCTGTTTTGCCCGCGCGTGCGCACGCGGCCGCATGGCCCCGACCTGTCGCGCATCATCGCCGGGATGTGGCGCATGGGGGAGTGGGGCATGTCGGCCGAACAGCGCGTCGCCTTCATCGAACAGTGCATCGCGCTCGGCGTCACCAGCTTCGACCATGCCGATATCTACGGCGACTATGGCGTCGAAGGCTTGTTCGGCGAGGCTCTGCGCCTGCAGCCTTCGCTGCGCGACCGTATCGAACTGATCAGCAAGTGCGGGATCAAGCTGCTGTCCCCGCAACGCCCGCAGCATGCGATCCAGCATTACGACACCAGCGCCGCCCATATCGTCGCCTCGGTCGAGCAATCGCTGCGCCAACTGCATACCGACCATCTCGACCTGCTGCTGATCCACCGCCCGGATCCGCTCATGGAATTCGATGAGATCGCCACCGCCTTCGCGGCCCTGCGCCAGGCCGGCAAGGTCCTGCATTTTGGCGTCTCGAATTTTTCGCGCCACCAATTCGAGTCGCTCAACCGCCGCATCGAACTGGCCACCAACCAGGTCGAGTTTTCGCCCCTGCACACCCCGCCGATGTTCGATGAAACCTTCGACGGCCTGCAAGACCTGGGCGTGGCGCCGATGATCTGGTCGCCGCTGGCCGGCGGGCGCCTGTTCGCGAGCAACGACGACCATGCCGATCACCTGCGCCTGGTCATCAAGGGCATCGCCGATGCGCTGAACCAGCCGTTCGCGAGCGTGGTGTTTGCGTGGATCATGCAATTGCCATGCCGCCCAGTGCCGCTGACCGGCACCGGGCGCATCGAGGCAATCGCCGTGGCCGTGGCCGCCACCCGTTTCACCCTCAGCCGCGAAGACTGGTTCAGCATCCTGCGCGCCGCGCGCGGTCACGAAGTCGCATAA
- a CDS encoding metal-sensitive transcriptional regulator — MADIVESTALTPLQKKDLLHRLARIEGQLRGVQKLIAQAATPSDCDAVAQQMAAARKALDRSFVQLLTSTMQTQSANARDLSEAQASAGKLAAMLDKFA; from the coding sequence ATGGCGGACATCGTCGAGAGCACGGCCCTGACCCCCTTGCAAAAGAAGGATTTGCTGCACCGCCTGGCGCGCATCGAGGGCCAGTTGCGCGGGGTGCAGAAGCTGATCGCGCAAGCCGCCACGCCGTCCGACTGCGACGCCGTGGCCCAGCAGATGGCGGCGGCGCGCAAGGCGCTGGACCGCTCGTTCGTGCAACTGCTCACCAGCACCATGCAAACCCAGAGCGCCAACGCGCGCGACCTGTCCGAAGCCCAGGCCAGCGCCGGCAAGCTGGCGGCCATGCTCGACAAGTTCGCGTGA